In a genomic window of Magnolia sinica isolate HGM2019 chromosome 16, MsV1, whole genome shotgun sequence:
- the LOC131229602 gene encoding F-box/FBD/LRR-repeat protein At1g13570-like — translation MKKRHCDRISELPDGILLHILSLMPIKSAMRTSILSRRWRNMWKYIWVYTSHLDFGEEFTNGQTPEQFAGIVNKILELHNSKTVKRFRLFFYPGDRYMPNAMKWIEFATSKGVEELDLGLRQTFMYEVAGGIFGGTKPFKLPNCLFYCQSLTLLSLSHCLFSPPSNFNGFCSLQALCLRQVNITDSIIQTILSNCPLLEKLDLRDCGPLSLIKVCAPDLKLKSLTLVDCWHADEIEIFAPNLLSFQHYGRLFYKYSFRNIPSLVDVLVSLTDFEGRGPEHGWMQILSSLTHVKILTVCTGPLMYLGMPIEYTPGDFPVEFHNLQELKLVVESVFNNYLTDIYCFFRWCICHCLEKLFIELPATPEDPCSSDGFTMPVEELPECVFHRLKTITMNCFGGQQDEIRLVKFFLEKAIVLESLVLITTPKSHLEKGVGGIQKATKSYSECNEMPLTLLYKRLSLLQKASSDAQIVLCKHPKDSSSLRPSHAEIYSRV, via the exons ATGAAGAAAAGACATTGCGATAGAATCAGTGAGCTACCTGATGGCATTCTTCTTCACATACTTTCTTTAATGCCGATAAAATCAGCAATGAGAACTAGCATTCTATCAAGGAGATGGAGAAACATGTGGAAATACATTTGGGTTTACACCTCCCATTTGGACTTTGGAGAGGAATTCACCAATGGCCAAACGCCAGAACAATTTGCTGGTATTGTCAACAAAATCTTAGAGCTCCACAACAGCAAGACAGTTAAAAGGTTTCGGCTCTTTTTCTATCCCGGCGATAGATATATGCCCAATGCAATGAAATGGATTGAATTCGCCACATCAAAGGGAGTTGAGGAGCTTGATCTTGGCTTACGGCAAACTTTCATGTATGAAGTTGCGGGCGGAATTTTCGGCGGAACAAAGCCATTTAAGTTGCCCAATTGTTTATTTTACTGCCAATCACTGacccttttgagtttgagtcaTTGCCTTTTCAGCCCACCCTCGAATTTCAATGGTTTCTGTTCACTCCAAGCTCTTTGTCTTAGGCAGGTGAATATCACAGATTCAATAATTCAAACCATTCTTTCCAATTGCCCATTACTTGAGAAATTGGATCTAAGAGATTGCGGCCCGCTGAGTTTGATCAAGGTTTGCGCTCCTGATCTCAAGCTTAAAAGCTTGACATTGGTCGATTGTTGGCATGCAGATGAGATTGAAATTTTTGCTCCAAATCTCCTATCATTTCAACACTATGGCCGCCTTTTCTATAAATACTCATTCAGGAACATCCCATCCTTGGTGGATGTACTTGTTAGTTTGACAGATTTTGAAGGTAGGGGACCTGAACATGGTTGGATGCAAATTCTGTCCAGCCTCACGCACGTTAAGATCTTGACTGTGTGCACCGGGCCCCTTATG TATCTCGGTATGCCGATTGAATACACGCCTGGAGATTTTCCAGTTGAATTTCACAACTTGCAAGAGTTGAAGCTGGTGGTGGAATCAGTGTTCAACAACTATCTGACTGACATTTACTGCTTCTTTAGATGGTGCATCTGTCATTGTCTAGAGAAGCTTTTCATAGAA CTCCCGGCCACCCCTGAAGATCCTTGCTCGAGCGATGGCTTCACGATGCCGGTAGAAGAGCTACCGGAGTGTGTTTTTCATCGTCTCAAGACTATAACGATGAACTGCTTTGGGGGGCAGCAGGACGAGATACGGTTAGTGAAATTCTTCCTAGAGAAGGCCATTGTACTTGAGTCTTTGGTTTTAATCACCACTCCGAAATCTCACTTAGAGAAAGGCGTCGGTGGCATACAAAAGGCTACTAAATCTTACTCAGAGTGTAATGAAATGCCACTAACACTTCTCTACAAGCGATTGTCGCTCTTGCAGAAGGCATCGTCTGATGCACAAATAGTCTTATGTAAGCATCCAAAAGATAGCAGTAGTTTGCGCCCATCACATGCTGAAATTTACAGCAGGGTTTAA